CTCTTTTCTCTCTCATCCACCTTCTACTTCTGGTTTTAAACCTCTTCCTGTTGTTGAGATTCCTCTTCACTCTTGCGTCAACGCTACTGAAGGAGTCGCAAACGACGTCGTTGCTGTCTCTGCTGCTACTGCTGGTGGTACCGATGGTTCCGGTGGCCGGTCCGCCAAACTCACTGTAATTGTTCTTCGTTTGattactttttatttttttgcttAGGCATTCGtttctaatcatttgtttacctttggttgtCACGATAGTTTGGAACTTTGGATATAGTTGAATTGAGTGTGGTTATAgcctttctttttatttttttgcttAGGAATTCCGTTCTAATCATTTGTATACCTTTGGTTAAAATACGTGTCGTGATAGTTCGGAGAGTTGGATTGAGTTTGGTTATACGCGTATACGGCTTATAGGATGTGTAGGTGTGGATTGTTTTGTCAAAATAGGAAATTTTGGGGAAAGAATGTTACTGTAATTGTTCCTTGCGTGATTGATTCTTTTTATACTCGCTCTAACTCAACTGATTCTTTacgtttaattttatttttattttgtgtgAGGGAAATTTGAACAAGCGTAGGAAATCGAGTTGAGTTAGAGGGAGGAGTGGTTTATTTTAGTTTGATTGATGGAAATGAGAAAGTGTTGACTTGAGTGTGTTAGGATGTGTTAGTGTGGATTGTTTTGTCAAATTAGGAAATGTTGGGGAATGGAATATTGTGAATACTTATTTGGTATATTTAAGGGAAATTCAAAGACGATTGCGTGAGATACTCATACAATGAGGTTGTGTAGTTAAGAAAGGttttgagtattaatggtgtcgTTCGGATTATGAGGTAGATTCGTGTTATATGCTGTTGGAAGGTGGAGAAGTACATGAAAGGTGAAATAGTTGGCCTTTTTTGGATAAGGAAGGCCATTTATTCCAAGTAAGGAAGAGGAGTTGCTAAGTGAATGTGTCATTAACTCGAATACTTTCTACGTAAGTGTTTCTTATTTACATATGAGCTTTAATGATCAAGGAAGGAACTTTGTATTAATTGAAGATAAGTGTGAAGGGAGAATGGTTGTTATTTTGCTTAGAATTGATTATCAGAAGATTCAGAATTCAGAAATACCGTTGATAAAGGTTCTTCCGGACAGGGAGGAAGGGAGAGAGAGTGATGATTAGTTGCGAAACTTGTTTGTTTTTCCTTGCTAGGCTAGTTAGGCCTGTTGGTGATGTTGTTCTGATGCTTCTTAGCTCATTACTTCATATGGAAATATAAATTTGTGAGCTAGTCACTTTCTGCTAATTAGAACTTTGATGCTTTCACAAAATCATATATAGTCTGCAGGTGGTAGGAAAACATATGAGACATCTAGGTGTTATTCATCTTGCAGTGTATAACATGTCGATCACTGTAATTTGCCAAGCTTTTTTATTTTGTGAACTGCATCGAAGGTGAAAAACTGAAAAGATTCAACTCTTCACTTGCTGTAAATTGTGGTAGTGTGGTTTGGCTAGTATGCTGAAAATTTCTGTGCCGGGAAGAAGCCGAGGGACCCCTGTAGTGACTCTCTATTGCGCTTTTTTTTAAGACATCATGATACTCAGATTCGAAGTTGGTAGTTTGGAGCTCTGCGAATTTAATGTTCAAATGTTTCAGTTTATCTGAAGTGTTTTTAGTAGATGCATCTCTTTGAATGGAGAAATTAAAGTAGATAATGTCCCCATACCAGTGTTGATTTTACTCATGCCTTCGGTCCTGgagttctctttcttttggcaCATATTACTTGTAGATTTAGCATTATTATAATCAGTTCTTGACCTTTTACTATCAATGGGCAACACATGATGCCATGATGGGTCTCTGATGGTTGAAGCAAGAGTCTCAGGGCTGGGTACTCAAAGGCTATAAGTAAAGCATATTAGGAGCTAAATTGGGATAGTACTCTCCAAACTGGTGTCATTTGGTCGTTGGATTTCTCAACACGAGTCTCTGTTATTAGTAGTGTTAGAACTTAGAAGTATGGTATTCTAAATGCGCACGAAAGTAGATTGTGTGTACATGAACGTCTGCTGTGGCAATATTAATACTAGCTTCAGATATTTAGCAAGACGTATTTTCCCCTATCCGTGAGCGCCTCCATATTTTCCTTTTGAGGTATTTGCGAGATTGAGTATTTGCAGCGAGTCATTTACTATCTATGCCTTCATTTAGAGACATCTCTATTACATCCATCTCTCAAGTCTTCTATAAGCATGCTGTCTTACAGCATTTGCTGAGGGGTGGTCAAAGGCTCAAAGCCTGACATTTTACTCTGGGGATTTGTTTATTTCCCTGAGGTGCACTAGATATGCACTCTTGCATTTTTATAATGTGTGTCTTCACTTGTCCATGTAGATCCTTTCTCCTTGCCGAGTTCCTTAAAAAACCTTGCTCTTACACGTAAACCCTGCAGGTGGTTCTTGATTTGGATGAAACACTAGTGTGTGCCTATGAGACTTCTAGTCTACCCCCTACACTCTGTTCACAGGCTACAGAAGCTGGTTTAAAGTGGTTTGACCTGGAATGTGTTTCATCAGACAAGGTATTGAATTAAGCTCTCTTCCATTTCATCAGCTATGTAATGATTGCTCAAGAGAGCCTTTTTACCTGAAATGAAGGAATGCGAAGGGAAGCCGAAAATCAGTTATGTAACGGTGTTTGAACGTCCGGGGTTGCATGAATTCTTGAAGCAACTCAATGAATTTGCAGAACTCATTCTTTTCACTGCTGGCCTAGAAGGTTTAAATTTTTATCTTCACATTTACGTATTTTAGTTTCTTTCTCTagtttgttcaattgtgaaaCTAGATTCTTGAATGTTGATTGTTCTTAATTGCATTATTGTGCACCTGAGTTTGTTAGACATAATGACAACATGAATGAGTGACAAAAAGTCGTCGAAACTGCATGTCATACGTCATCttgagaatttgtgtaattttCACAGGGGATTTCCTGTCTAAATGTTTCTATAGTGGTGCATCATCATTGACAAGTTCCCACTTTCTCTGCCAATCTTTTTTGTGTTTACTCATGGCCACTCCTTATGGTTGGTTATATTTTGGTAGTATAGGCTGTGATAGGCCAGTGCGAGAAGAGAAATAGTTGCTTTCCGATGAAGATGCATGAATATGTACATTACTTTATACACAAGGTTTCAACACACCAAAAACACATTTATAAATTGTCTAAATTGCGGCCATGTGTTTTATAGTTTATTTCAATATGTATAAATGTATAATTGTGTATGCAACTGAGTGACTCACTTGTCATGTTTGTTCATTTGCACAGGATATGCTAGACCTCTTGTTGATAGAATTGACGCGGAGAGCTGGTTCAGTCGTCGATTGTACAGGCCTTCGACAACTAGCACGTAAGTATTTTGTAACCTTTTGCCTCATTTTTCTCCTGTATGAT
The Silene latifolia isolate original U9 population chromosome 11, ASM4854445v1, whole genome shotgun sequence genome window above contains:
- the LOC141612354 gene encoding uncharacterized protein LOC141612354 — protein: MSQTEVYSPTATKSGGQLWKTVLNWVAFLVQIFVQIVKGTPSMAQVFSFVGFTSQTSFLSHPPSTSGFKPLPVVEIPLHSCVNATEGVANDVVAVSAATAGGTDGSGGRSAKLTVVLDLDETLVCAYETSSLPPTLCSQATEAGLKWFDLECVSSDKECEGKPKISYVTVFERPGLHEFLKQLNEFAELILFTAGLEGYARPLVDRIDAESWFSRRLYRPSTTSTEYRDHVKDLSCISQDLSRVVIVDNNPFSFLLQPLNGVPCVPFSAGQPHDDQLLQVLLPLLKHLSLQEDVRPALYEKFHMPEWFQKHGIPSHSWAY